Proteins from one Cicer arietinum cultivar CDC Frontier isolate Library 1 chromosome 3, Cicar.CDCFrontier_v2.0, whole genome shotgun sequence genomic window:
- the LOC101502419 gene encoding isoliquiritigenin 2'-O-methyltransferase-like, which produces MVLGANLVFPAVLNAAMELNLFNIIAKEISSQDDNNKGGFISTFEIASKLSTQHSELPNRLDRMLRLLASYSLLSVSTRTNDDDGNIVRFYGITSLGKYFVSYDNNDDYLGSMISYMCHPTLLGVWLNLKETIMESEIDLFKKVHGISIYDYFEKDPQINEIFNKSMTETCTAHMKGILEIYKGYEGLTTLVDVGGGNGQSLKMILSKYPSIIKAINFDLPQVIENAPPFSGIEHVGGNMFECVPQGDAIMLKFVCHNWSDEKCLEILSNCHKALPPKGKVILVEFISPEDSESTNISYKLTSTIDMMFITTGGRERTLKEYENLSKSSGFSKLEVVCLVFSILGVIQINNYIISIVVGLACQFY; this is translated from the exons ATGGTACTAGGTGCCAACTTGGTGTTTCCTGCAGTTCTTAATGCTGCAATGGAACTCAACTTGTTTAACATTATTGCCAAAGAAATTAGCTCACAAGATGATAACAATAAAGGTGGATTCATTTCAACTTTTGAAATTGCTTCAAAGTTATCAACACAACACTCTGAGTTGCCAAATAGGCTCGATCGTATGTTGCGCTTGCTTGCTAGCTACTCTCTTTTGTCTGTATCAACTCGAACCAATGATGATGATGGTAACATTGTTAGATTTTATGGAATCACATCTTTGGGAAAATACTTTGTTAGTTATGACAACAATGATGATTATTTGGGCTCAATGATATCATACATGTGTCACCCTACTCTCTTAGGAGTGTG gtTGAATCTCAAGGAAACAATTATGGAGTCAGAGATTGATCTATTCAAAAAAGTCCATGGAATATCTATctatgattattttgaaaaagatccaCAAATAAAcgaaatatttaataaatcaatGACTGAAACATGTACAGCTCATATGAAAGGAATCCTTGAAATATACAAAGGATATGAAGGACTAACAACACTAGTTGATGTAGGAGGTGGAAATGGACAAAGCCTCAAAATGATTTTGTCTAAATATCCATCAATAATCAAGGCAATCAATTTTGATCTTCCTCAAGTGATTGAAAATGCACCACCCTTTTCAG GTATTGAACATGTTGGAGGAAATATGTTTGAATGTGTTCCACAAGGAGATGCCATAATGCTTAAG TTTGTGTGCCATAATTGGTCGGACGAAAAATGCTTAGAAATTTTAAGCAATTGTCACAAAGCTTTGCCTCCAAAAGGTAAAGTCATTCTTGTGGAGTTCATATCACCAGAAGATTCAGAATCAACAAATATATCTTATAAGCTGACTTCAACTATTGATATGATGTTTATCACTACTGGTGGAAGGGAAAGAACCCTAAAAGAATATGAAAATTTGAGTAAAAGCTCTGGATTTTCTAAACTTGAAGTTGTTTGTCTTGTTTTCTCTATCCTTGGAGtgatacaaataaataattatataatttcaatAGTAGTTGGTCTTGCATGCCAATTTTATTAA